In a genomic window of Roseiflexus castenholzii DSM 13941:
- a CDS encoding methyltransferase domain-containing protein, protein MREIIKEFVSECAAVLPICEPIHEFGAYQVAGQEGFADLRSIFSSQCYIGSDMRYGPGVDVLLDLHALGLADASVGSALILDTLEHVEKPWRAMEEVHRILKPGGIVLISSVMNFPIHNHPSDYWRFTPEAFHSMLHPFEYALVMWAGVEDFPETVVGVGCKGRLAEAQARALQERLTAWQARWAPRVPPLYERIAKLVAPPIALSAYRALRDHDLHWIRQAWHQPG, encoded by the coding sequence ATGCGCGAAATTATCAAAGAGTTCGTGAGCGAGTGTGCGGCTGTGTTGCCAATTTGTGAACCAATTCACGAATTTGGCGCGTATCAGGTCGCTGGACAGGAAGGGTTCGCCGATCTCCGCTCGATCTTTTCAAGTCAATGCTACATCGGGTCCGATATGCGCTACGGTCCAGGCGTGGACGTCCTGCTGGATCTCCACGCTCTTGGTCTTGCAGATGCGAGCGTCGGCAGCGCACTGATCCTCGACACTCTCGAACACGTCGAGAAGCCCTGGCGCGCGATGGAAGAGGTGCACCGCATCTTGAAGCCAGGCGGTATCGTGCTCATATCATCAGTGATGAACTTTCCGATCCATAACCACCCATCAGATTATTGGCGATTCACGCCAGAAGCGTTTCACAGCATGCTGCATCCGTTTGAGTATGCTCTGGTGATGTGGGCAGGCGTCGAAGATTTCCCAGAAACCGTGGTAGGGGTTGGTTGCAAAGGTCGGTTGGCTGAAGCGCAGGCGCGTGCGTTGCAGGAACGTCTGACAGCGTGGCAAGCGCGCTGGGCGCCACGTGTTCCGCCTTTGTATGAACGGATTGCCAAACTCGTTGCGCCGCCTATCGCGCTCAGCGCCTATCGCGCGCTGCGCGATCACGACCTGCACTGGATTCGTCAGGCATGGCATCAACCAGGTTGA
- a CDS encoding HAD-IC family P-type ATPase, giving the protein MSTQELIAQLRTRPGVLAVHYDEQEGVLTLRYDGGRVNVADIEALARNAGATLRMLPAETRPLTPEEAELAALPWMIRLTTLTLVMVVAGWIVEDFMALPRWVAWLLYAVAYASGGFYSVQEAWETLKKRQFDVNFLMIVAAVGAAIVGQPREGAILMFLFSLSGTLETYAMGRTHASIRALLDMTPKEAEVYRNGTLVRVPVEELQVGEVVLVRPGAQVPADGVVVRGESALNEASITGESMPVEKRPGAKVFAGTMNGQGALEVRVTTSVENSTLARIVQVVREAREQKAKSQDFTDRVIGQYYAYAVVGLTLLAIIIPLLFLGWDPGTTLYRAMTLMVVASPCALVISIPAALLSALAASARGGVLFKGGRHLEAAAQVRVVAFDKTGTLTTGRPGVVAVIPVDGAAAELEHALAEAEAPSRSPQPIPDDMIGPLSTDQRRLLALAAAIERPSEHPLARAIVRGADERGLPTPVATGFESLTGAGAAANINGCRLTIGRPSLFDLTPEVAAQIAAQQDLGRTVVALGCERAVWGIIAIADTVRPEAAAAVARLKQTGIERVVLLTGDNQRVAQTLGQALGVDEVRAELLPEEKVAVLRELEERYGPVAMVGDGINDAPALASATLGVAMGAAGTDVALESADVLLMSDDLSRLPGALRLARRARSIVRQNLAFAFTVMAVLMVFAIFGAIPLPLGVVGHEGSTLIVVANGLRLLAERTSS; this is encoded by the coding sequence ATGTCAACTCAGGAATTGATTGCTCAACTGCGCACCCGTCCTGGGGTGCTTGCCGTTCATTATGACGAACAGGAAGGTGTGCTGACGCTGCGCTACGATGGCGGTCGCGTGAATGTCGCCGATATTGAGGCGCTTGCCCGCAACGCCGGCGCAACGCTGCGCATGCTGCCTGCCGAAACCCGTCCACTGACGCCGGAAGAGGCGGAACTTGCAGCGCTGCCCTGGATGATCCGCCTGACAACGCTCACTCTGGTGATGGTCGTTGCCGGATGGATCGTCGAAGACTTCATGGCGCTGCCGCGCTGGGTCGCCTGGCTGCTCTACGCCGTCGCGTATGCGAGCGGCGGGTTCTATAGCGTCCAGGAGGCGTGGGAAACGCTCAAGAAGCGGCAGTTCGATGTCAACTTTCTGATGATCGTGGCTGCCGTCGGCGCGGCGATTGTCGGTCAACCGCGCGAAGGCGCCATTCTGATGTTTCTGTTTTCGCTTTCCGGTACGCTCGAAACATATGCGATGGGGCGCACGCATGCTTCGATTCGCGCCCTCCTCGATATGACGCCGAAAGAGGCGGAGGTGTACCGCAATGGCACGCTTGTGCGTGTGCCGGTCGAGGAATTGCAGGTCGGCGAGGTGGTGTTGGTGCGCCCCGGTGCGCAGGTCCCCGCCGATGGCGTGGTGGTGCGCGGTGAGTCGGCGCTGAACGAAGCCTCGATTACCGGCGAGTCGATGCCGGTCGAGAAACGCCCCGGCGCAAAAGTGTTCGCCGGCACGATGAACGGGCAGGGGGCGCTCGAAGTGCGTGTGACCACCTCGGTGGAAAACTCGACGCTGGCGCGGATTGTGCAGGTGGTGCGCGAAGCGCGGGAACAGAAGGCGAAGAGCCAGGATTTCACCGACCGGGTCATTGGTCAATACTACGCTTATGCGGTCGTCGGTCTGACGCTGCTGGCGATTATCATTCCGCTCCTCTTTCTGGGATGGGATCCGGGCACGACCCTTTATCGTGCGATGACGCTGATGGTGGTGGCATCGCCGTGCGCGCTGGTCATTTCGATCCCGGCGGCGCTCCTCTCGGCGCTGGCGGCGTCGGCGCGCGGCGGGGTGCTCTTCAAGGGCGGACGTCACCTGGAAGCCGCTGCGCAGGTGCGGGTTGTGGCGTTCGATAAAACCGGCACACTGACGACCGGCAGACCTGGGGTGGTGGCAGTGATTCCGGTGGATGGCGCAGCCGCAGAACTGGAACACGCGCTCGCCGAAGCGGAAGCGCCATCCCGTTCGCCGCAACCGATCCCCGATGATATGATCGGGCCGCTCTCGACCGACCAGCGACGCCTGCTGGCGCTGGCAGCCGCTATTGAGCGCCCTTCGGAGCATCCGCTGGCACGCGCGATTGTGCGCGGCGCCGATGAACGCGGTCTGCCGACACCGGTCGCAACCGGCTTTGAGTCGCTGACCGGCGCCGGCGCGGCTGCGAACATCAATGGTTGCCGGTTGACGATTGGGCGTCCGTCGCTGTTCGACCTGACGCCGGAGGTTGCGGCGCAGATTGCGGCGCAGCAGGACCTGGGACGCACTGTGGTGGCGCTCGGATGCGAACGCGCCGTCTGGGGCATTATCGCCATTGCCGATACGGTGCGCCCCGAAGCGGCTGCGGCGGTTGCGCGCTTGAAGCAGACCGGTATCGAGCGGGTAGTGCTGCTGACCGGCGACAATCAGCGGGTGGCGCAGACGCTTGGGCAGGCGCTCGGTGTTGACGAGGTGCGCGCCGAACTGTTGCCGGAAGAGAAAGTCGCCGTGCTGCGTGAACTCGAGGAGCGGTATGGACCGGTGGCGATGGTCGGCGATGGCATCAATGATGCGCCGGCGCTGGCGAGTGCGACGCTCGGCGTGGCGATGGGGGCGGCAGGCACGGACGTCGCGCTGGAGAGCGCCGATGTGTTGCTCATGAGTGACGATCTGAGCCGCCTGCCGGGGGCGTTGCGCCTGGCGCGTCGCGCGCGCAGCATCGTGCGGCAGAACCTGGCGTTCGCCTTTACCGTTATGGCAGTGCTGATGGTGTTCGCCATATTCGGCGCCATTCCGCTGCCGCTTGGCGTTGTCGGGCACGAAGGCAGCACCCTGATCGTGGTGGCGAACGGTCTGCGGTTGCTGGCGGAGCGGACGTCATCATAA
- a CDS encoding glycosyltransferase family 2 protein, which yields MNAGISVIIPNLHSPLIGEVIDAITHQTEQRLIGEIIVVGQDCHRLVKPPARHVETSHPVSAARARNLGAALARGDHLLFIDSDCIAAPDLVERIVARLHKGDIVVCGGVVIETGEYWSDCDNLLVFADYLATAPAGERMWAPSLNLCIRRSVFWSIGGFDERFPSAAGEDTDLSLRLRASGIRIAFEPRARVIHHHRRATPRAVWEHLRAFGRVQATIWRRHARLMPPPLPLERLRALAPALRAVAPFLAIRDTATLAHHAPHLLPGLVWARTAWYWGVAEGVGG from the coding sequence GTGAACGCTGGCATATCGGTGATTATTCCCAACCTGCATTCGCCATTGATCGGCGAGGTAATCGATGCCATTACCCATCAGACCGAACAGCGCCTGATTGGTGAAATCATCGTGGTCGGACAGGATTGCCACCGACTGGTCAAGCCGCCGGCGCGCCATGTCGAAACGTCTCATCCGGTCTCAGCCGCGCGCGCGCGCAATCTGGGCGCGGCGCTTGCGCGAGGCGATCATCTGCTCTTCATCGACTCCGACTGCATTGCCGCGCCCGATCTGGTCGAACGAATTGTTGCGCGATTGCATAAGGGCGATATAGTTGTTTGCGGCGGGGTTGTGATTGAAACCGGCGAGTACTGGAGCGACTGTGACAATTTATTAGTTTTCGCCGACTATCTTGCTACAGCGCCTGCGGGAGAACGCATGTGGGCGCCGAGCCTGAACCTGTGCATTCGACGATCCGTCTTCTGGAGCATTGGCGGTTTTGATGAACGCTTCCCCAGCGCAGCCGGCGAGGACACCGATTTGAGTCTGCGATTGCGCGCGAGCGGCATCAGAATCGCCTTTGAGCCGCGCGCGCGCGTAATCCATCATCACCGACGCGCGACACCGCGCGCCGTGTGGGAGCATCTTCGGGCATTCGGGCGAGTGCAGGCGACGATCTGGCGTCGCCATGCCCGGTTGATGCCGCCGCCGCTGCCACTCGAACGGCTGCGGGCGCTTGCCCCGGCGCTGCGGGCTGTCGCGCCATTTCTGGCAATCCGCGACACTGCAACCCTGGCGCACCACGCGCCGCACCTGCTGCCGGGGCTGGTCTGGGCGCGCACCGCATGGTACTGGGGAGTGGCGGAGGGAGTGGGAGGGTAG
- a CDS encoding glycosyltransferase family 2 protein encodes MGNSSTKYNLNIEIIVLHWRDDQRTRQCLAALQTLDYPAHSITLVDNGSHNGSLERLIVQFPDIPIIRHQENRGFAGGVNPAIRRALAEENIDAILLLNNDALLAPDALWRLVQAMEQYPHIGILSAAVVRADQPTLMAGAGAFVGQYWTTPVGWNEPLAPLPPDVPVSVHTVFGCAMLVRRAVFERIGLFDERYFFYYEDTDFCLRARSAGFEVAYLPGAIAYHTVSASTRNVPGLREFYLARSRQIFFRKRRSGIEYLLYLLVAIVHLARVARWKVQRAHWSDAVGYVAGGLVGLMMPMEHKCEPQITREGEHPWKA; translated from the coding sequence ATGGGCAACAGCAGCACAAAATATAATCTCAATATTGAGATCATCGTTCTGCATTGGCGTGACGACCAACGCACGCGCCAATGCCTTGCAGCGCTGCAAACGCTCGATTATCCCGCCCACTCCATTACACTGGTCGATAATGGATCACACAATGGCTCTCTTGAGCGGTTAATCGTTCAATTTCCCGACATCCCCATCATTCGGCATCAAGAAAACCGGGGCTTCGCCGGAGGCGTCAATCCCGCAATTCGTCGCGCGCTGGCAGAAGAAAATATCGACGCCATTCTGCTTCTCAACAACGATGCCCTCCTTGCACCCGACGCACTGTGGCGACTGGTACAGGCGATGGAACAGTATCCGCATATCGGCATTCTGAGCGCAGCGGTTGTTCGCGCCGATCAACCAACCCTGATGGCGGGTGCGGGCGCTTTTGTCGGTCAATACTGGACCACGCCAGTCGGTTGGAATGAGCCGCTTGCACCGCTGCCACCCGATGTTCCGGTGTCGGTACATACCGTCTTCGGATGCGCCATGCTTGTTCGCCGTGCAGTATTTGAGCGGATCGGACTGTTTGACGAACGGTACTTTTTCTACTACGAAGATACCGATTTCTGCCTGCGGGCGCGATCTGCCGGGTTTGAAGTCGCCTATCTTCCTGGCGCTATCGCCTATCACACTGTATCTGCCAGCACACGGAATGTGCCAGGTCTGCGCGAGTTCTACCTGGCGCGCAGTCGCCAGATTTTCTTTCGCAAGAGACGATCCGGTATCGAATATCTGCTATACTTACTCGTCGCCATAGTTCATCTGGCGCGTGTTGCGCGCTGGAAAGTGCAACGTGCACATTGGAGCGATGCAGTCGGGTATGTTGCTGGCGGTCTGGTAGGATTGATGATGCCAATGGAGCATAAGTGCGAGCCGCAGATCACACGTGAGGGAGAGCATCCATGGAAAGCGTAG
- a CDS encoding APC family permease: MAGRSQSIAAPRAFARKATGLVRQAGMIDVLVYNVNFISIGLMVALMLLIIPSYAGGNIYLSLLFCALLALPTACVYAFLSAAMPRSGGDYVYVSRVLGPALGMMGSWNMTIWWILYGGVPSAFLATYGVAPFCRVLAAMTGNATLIGVADWTVTPTGQFVVGALLILILTTLFTIGLKSFFRVQNILFLLATLSAFVALIVGLTANAAAFPDVFNRYVGALNGQPDTYQQIVNASGYAAAPFDWMNTLLPMTWIYLTMGFSFSSAYIGGEVKQAARLQTWAIPGTVIYAAVWGFLLVWATTRAVGADFLGAVSTLGDLGAESVGLSAMPRFHELIAYASQNPLVAFLICFGFIFWSYAWLPGQILNASRNLLAYAVDGLMPARLATVSERFHTPVVSLWIMGILSIVSLAIYVFTPYFATLSGIFGFILTFMLVSLAAVLLPYRRPEVFEGSPVKWRVAGVPVISIVGVLSLAACTVMEWAYLNDPFSGISLDPSTLSEGVLGFGMFLINIGIFLSGLIVYVVAQAIRRRAGIDVSLNYKDIPVE, translated from the coding sequence GTGGCAGGACGTTCGCAATCAATCGCAGCTCCAAGAGCCTTCGCCCGCAAAGCGACTGGTCTGGTGCGTCAGGCGGGGATGATCGACGTACTGGTGTACAACGTCAATTTCATCAGCATTGGGTTGATGGTCGCACTGATGCTCCTGATCATTCCGTCGTATGCGGGCGGCAACATCTATCTTTCATTGCTGTTCTGTGCATTGCTGGCGTTGCCAACCGCATGCGTCTATGCATTCCTCTCCGCCGCCATGCCGCGCAGCGGCGGCGACTATGTGTACGTCAGTCGTGTGCTGGGTCCGGCGCTAGGCATGATGGGCAGCTGGAATATGACGATCTGGTGGATTCTGTACGGCGGCGTGCCATCGGCATTTCTGGCAACCTATGGCGTGGCGCCGTTCTGTCGCGTGCTTGCGGCAATGACCGGTAACGCCACGCTCATCGGAGTCGCAGACTGGACGGTGACTCCTACCGGGCAGTTTGTCGTCGGCGCTCTCCTGATCCTGATTTTGACCACATTGTTCACTATCGGGCTGAAGTCGTTCTTCCGCGTGCAGAATATCCTCTTTCTGTTGGCGACGTTGAGTGCGTTCGTGGCGCTGATTGTCGGATTGACTGCGAACGCTGCCGCGTTTCCCGATGTGTTCAACCGCTATGTCGGCGCGCTGAACGGGCAGCCCGACACCTACCAGCAGATCGTCAACGCCAGCGGTTATGCCGCTGCGCCGTTCGACTGGATGAATACGCTGTTGCCGATGACCTGGATTTACCTGACGATGGGGTTCAGTTTCTCTTCGGCGTACATCGGTGGCGAAGTGAAACAGGCGGCGCGGTTGCAGACGTGGGCGATTCCCGGTACGGTTATCTATGCTGCGGTGTGGGGTTTCCTGCTGGTATGGGCGACGACGCGCGCCGTCGGCGCGGATTTCCTTGGCGCTGTGAGCACACTTGGCGATCTGGGGGCGGAGAGTGTCGGCTTGAGCGCGATGCCGCGTTTCCACGAGTTGATCGCCTACGCGAGCCAGAACCCGCTGGTTGCGTTCCTGATCTGCTTCGGGTTCATTTTCTGGTCCTACGCCTGGTTGCCGGGGCAGATCTTGAATGCGTCACGCAACCTGCTGGCATATGCGGTCGATGGGTTGATGCCCGCGCGCCTGGCGACTGTCAGCGAGCGCTTCCACACGCCGGTCGTCAGTCTGTGGATTATGGGGATCCTGTCGATTGTATCGCTGGCGATTTACGTGTTCACGCCATACTTTGCAACGCTCTCCGGCATCTTTGGGTTCATCCTGACCTTCATGCTGGTGTCGCTGGCGGCGGTTCTGCTCCCGTATCGGCGTCCCGAAGTGTTTGAGGGGTCGCCGGTGAAATGGCGGGTGGCGGGCGTGCCGGTGATCAGCATTGTCGGCGTGCTGTCGCTCGCGGCATGCACCGTGATGGAATGGGCGTATCTGAACGATCCCTTCTCCGGCATCAGCCTCGATCCTTCGACACTGAGCGAAGGGGTGCTGGGGTTTGGTATGTTCTTGATCAACATCGGCATCTTTCTTTCTGGGTTGATCGTCTACGTTGTTGCACAGGCGATCCGGCGGCGCGCGGGGATCGATGTGTCACTCAATTATAAGGACATACCCGTCGAGTAG
- a CDS encoding DUF4143 domain-containing protein, with the protein MKQVSESLASRAVYFILDPMTLGEIRRAPRPDILARLLSGDLPDEGTLPEEPTDPADIILRGLIPPLLRLSSPQSWVRWWEGYVATYLERDLRQIAQIDTLIYFRRLMELLALRSGQLLNQSALARDAHMSQPTVYRYLGLPWTMLA; encoded by the coding sequence ATGAAGCAGGTCAGCGAAAGTCTTGCCAGTCGGGCGGTCTATTTCATTCTCGATCCCATGACGCTCGGCGAGATCCGTCGTGCGCCGCGACCCGACATTTTGGCGCGGTTGTTGAGCGGCGATCTTCCTGACGAAGGCACGCTGCCCGAAGAACCAACAGATCCCGCCGACATCATCTTGCGCGGTCTGATTCCGCCGTTGCTGCGCCTTTCCTCGCCACAATCGTGGGTGCGCTGGTGGGAGGGGTATGTTGCGACGTACCTGGAGCGTGATTTGCGTCAGATCGCTCAGATCGACACTCTCATCTATTTTCGCAGACTCATGGAACTGCTGGCGCTTCGCTCAGGTCAGTTGCTGAATCAGTCGGCACTGGCGCGCGATGCGCATATGTCGCAACCAACTGTGTATCGTTATCTGGGGCTGCCCTGGACGATGCTTGCGTGA
- a CDS encoding cyclase family protein: MIYDLTRTLVSGMPVYPGDPEVQIVAGGAPPWRVSALRLGSHSGTHVDAPLHCIADGRGIDAFPLERFIAPGVVVDARGYADDAPIGVEVLTDVDLHPGMIVVVRTGWEAFWQDARYFQHPYLSTDLAHALVERRVSLVAVDALNVDSTVGGSDAAHAVLLGADILIAENLCNLAPLRCRQTYMFAILPLAPGALDGAPARALAWDVNHRFGSDLS; encoded by the coding sequence ATGATCTACGATCTGACACGAACACTCGTGAGCGGCATGCCGGTCTACCCCGGCGACCCTGAGGTGCAGATTGTCGCTGGCGGCGCGCCTCCCTGGCGAGTCAGCGCGCTGCGCTTGGGGAGTCATAGCGGCACGCATGTCGATGCGCCGCTCCATTGTATCGCCGATGGGCGCGGGATTGATGCTTTTCCGCTCGAACGTTTCATCGCGCCGGGAGTCGTCGTTGATGCGCGCGGATATGCTGACGACGCTCCGATAGGCGTTGAGGTTCTCACTGACGTCGATCTGCATCCGGGCATGATTGTCGTCGTCCGCACCGGTTGGGAAGCGTTCTGGCAGGACGCGCGTTATTTTCAGCACCCCTACCTGAGCACCGATCTGGCGCATGCACTCGTTGAACGTCGGGTGTCGCTGGTCGCGGTCGATGCGCTAAACGTCGACTCGACGGTTGGCGGCAGTGACGCAGCGCATGCCGTCCTCCTCGGCGCCGATATCCTGATTGCCGAAAATCTCTGCAACCTCGCCCCCCTGCGCTGTCGGCAGACGTACATGTTCGCTATTCTTCCGCTGGCGCCTGGCGCGCTGGATGGTGCTCCGGCGCGCGCGCTGGCATGGGATGTCAACCATCGTTTCGGTTCCGACCTTTCGTGA
- a CDS encoding Uma2 family endonuclease codes for MADVVRLPTITLRSLDAGWSYERWERELPDDGNRYEVIEGVLYMTTAPSYFHQWIVRRLDKYIGMPLEEQGLAYAATAPIGVLMPGCDPVQPDFVLVGCDHADIISERRIRGVPDLIAEVLSPSNPEQDTVVTVVKRRAYARAGVPEYWIIRPETRDVLVCRAPDATLEDYAFTRLIGLDATLQPDRFPVAVPVAALFAGAPDTAA; via the coding sequence ATGGCTGACGTTGTGCGTCTGCCGACAATCACGCTCCGATCGCTGGATGCGGGGTGGAGCTACGAGCGCTGGGAGCGCGAACTCCCGGACGATGGCAATCGCTACGAGGTGATCGAGGGTGTGCTGTACATGACCACTGCGCCGAGTTATTTTCACCAGTGGATTGTGCGACGCCTGGACAAATATATTGGCATGCCGCTGGAAGAGCAGGGACTGGCATATGCCGCAACCGCACCGATTGGTGTGCTGATGCCGGGATGCGACCCAGTACAACCTGACTTCGTGCTGGTAGGCTGCGATCATGCCGACATTATCAGTGAACGACGCATCCGCGGCGTTCCTGACCTGATTGCCGAGGTATTATCGCCATCGAACCCGGAGCAAGACACCGTTGTTACCGTTGTTAAACGGCGCGCCTATGCGCGCGCTGGCGTCCCCGAATACTGGATCATTCGCCCGGAAACGCGGGATGTGCTGGTCTGCCGCGCACCTGACGCCACGCTGGAGGATTACGCCTTCACGAGGTTGATCGGCCTGGACGCCACGCTTCAGCCGGATCGCTTCCCGGTTGCCGTGCCGGTCGCCGCTCTCTTCGCCGGAGCGCCTGACACGGCGGCGTAA
- a CDS encoding metallophosphoesterase family protein has translation MWLFNRKQRTSNDETVRLFYSSDIHGSERCWLKFLNAAQFYGAQALVMGGDLTGKMLVPLVETPHGYRASFLGQEALARDDAELTTLEKNIRFNGFYPYRCAPDEYHRLEAEPGYLDQVFRRVMIDAVRRWIALAEERLAGSNVACFVMAGNDDEPALDDALRSGSVVRNPDGCVLEWGRYQILGESWVPPTPWRSPREMGEADLERRIRVVADRLDRDRPAIFVLHSPPYRSTLDDAPKVRDDLTVVTEGGQVVMAPVGSTAVRRVIEEFQPLLALHGHIHESRGAVRIGRTLCINPGSAYGEGVLHGALITLEGDRIRAHQLVSG, from the coding sequence ATGTGGCTCTTCAACCGGAAACAACGAACGTCCAATGATGAGACTGTGCGCCTGTTCTACAGCAGCGACATTCACGGCTCGGAGCGGTGCTGGCTCAAGTTTTTGAACGCGGCGCAGTTTTACGGTGCGCAGGCGCTGGTGATGGGTGGCGACCTCACCGGCAAGATGCTCGTGCCGCTGGTGGAGACGCCGCACGGGTATCGGGCGTCGTTTCTGGGGCAGGAAGCGCTTGCCCGCGACGATGCGGAACTGACGACGCTCGAAAAGAATATTCGCTTCAATGGTTTCTACCCGTACCGCTGTGCTCCGGACGAATACCACCGTCTGGAAGCGGAACCCGGCTATCTCGATCAGGTGTTCCGTCGCGTGATGATCGACGCAGTGCGGCGCTGGATTGCGCTTGCCGAAGAACGACTGGCGGGCAGCAACGTCGCCTGCTTTGTGATGGCAGGCAACGATGACGAACCGGCGCTCGATGACGCGCTGCGCAGTGGCAGCGTGGTGCGCAACCCGGATGGATGCGTGCTCGAATGGGGGCGCTACCAGATACTGGGCGAATCCTGGGTGCCGCCGACCCCTTGGCGCAGTCCGCGCGAGATGGGCGAAGCAGACTTGGAACGCCGCATCCGCGTCGTTGCCGACCGTCTTGACCGCGACCGTCCGGCGATCTTTGTGCTGCACAGTCCGCCCTATCGCAGCACGCTCGATGACGCGCCGAAGGTGCGCGACGATCTGACGGTTGTGACCGAGGGCGGGCAGGTGGTAATGGCGCCGGTCGGCAGCACGGCAGTGCGGCGGGTGATTGAGGAGTTTCAGCCATTGCTGGCGTTGCACGGGCACATCCATGAGTCGCGGGGTGCGGTGCGGATCGGACGCACACTGTGTATCAATCCCGGCAGCGCTTACGGCGAGGGGGTGTTGCATGGCGCACTGATTACCCTTGAAGGCGACCGCATCCGGGCGCATCAACTGGTGAGCGGGTAG
- a CDS encoding glycosyltransferase family 2 protein, with product MRGASIIIPNLHSPHLGAVIDALRQQTIPPLEVIVVGQDRYRLVQDKVEVRSIESSTPLSPAQARNIGITYARGDICVFLDSDCVPHSTWLKHLLDRTWSDNIAVGGSIALGQWRYWELCDNIACFGSFLATAPPGDRPYLLSGNMAAATSLLRRVAAFDTRLRTGEDVDLSFRLRLAGVKLYFEPRAAVCHYTTRANARDAWMHMYAWGRDWPVVAERYRSLIGISLWDRLVRASPAIAAAAVPGLALRDALGYYASQPKLRCRYQALLPGIVWARIGWYTGVIHGQQQHKI from the coding sequence ATGCGTGGCGCATCAATCATTATCCCTAATCTGCATTCTCCTCATCTTGGCGCCGTTATCGACGCACTCCGCCAACAGACTATTCCTCCGCTGGAAGTGATTGTCGTCGGACAGGATCGGTACAGATTGGTGCAAGATAAGGTAGAGGTGCGTTCTATCGAGTCTTCGACACCGTTATCGCCCGCACAGGCGCGAAATATTGGCATCACCTATGCCAGAGGTGATATTTGTGTTTTTCTTGACTCAGACTGTGTTCCACACTCAACGTGGTTGAAACATCTTCTCGATCGAACCTGGAGCGACAACATTGCAGTTGGCGGAAGCATCGCTCTTGGGCAGTGGCGGTATTGGGAATTATGTGATAACATTGCGTGCTTTGGTTCGTTCCTGGCAACGGCGCCTCCCGGAGATCGTCCATATCTGTTATCGGGAAACATGGCAGCAGCCACATCGCTCCTGCGACGTGTGGCGGCATTTGACACGCGATTACGTACCGGAGAAGATGTAGATCTGAGTTTTCGTCTGCGTCTTGCCGGAGTCAAGCTCTATTTCGAGCCTAGAGCAGCGGTCTGCCACTATACGACACGTGCCAATGCACGTGACGCATGGATGCACATGTATGCCTGGGGGCGTGATTGGCCGGTAGTGGCGGAACGGTATCGCTCTCTGATCGGCATCAGCCTCTGGGATCGTCTGGTTCGTGCATCACCGGCAATAGCGGCTGCGGCTGTTCCTGGTCTTGCACTGCGCGATGCGCTTGGCTACTACGCATCTCAACCCAAGTTACGCTGTCGCTATCAGGCTCTGCTTCCGGGCATCGTTTGGGCGCGAATAGGATGGTACACAGGCGTTATTCATGGGCAACAGCAGCACAAAATATAA
- a CDS encoding TrmB family transcriptional regulator: MDVLEQLTTLGFTEYEAKVYLALLQEHPATGYQIGKLAGVPRSMVYEALGRLEARGAVLKSFDEKATLYRPVSPDILLDRYEQRVRQRVAELRSSLAPLYRRHDEGRLWTFSGRREALHYAREMIERAQIELLLVLTDDDVAELREALTAAHARGVRLGVILTGNAPFDLGQVVRHPHLETTLHQMEETLMIVADDRECLIASGHATTSATVTTNPNLVSLAHQFVWMELFAQRIFARLGEDLLARLDPDDRRILQHEENA, translated from the coding sequence ATGGATGTCCTCGAACAATTGACGACGCTGGGGTTTACCGAATACGAGGCGAAGGTCTATCTTGCGCTGTTGCAGGAGCACCCGGCAACCGGGTATCAGATCGGGAAACTGGCCGGCGTGCCGCGCTCGATGGTCTATGAGGCGCTCGGGCGGCTCGAAGCGCGTGGCGCCGTGCTCAAAAGCTTCGATGAAAAAGCGACGCTCTATCGCCCGGTGTCGCCCGATATCCTGCTCGACCGGTATGAGCAGCGGGTGCGGCAGCGCGTTGCGGAGCTGCGCAGCAGCCTGGCGCCCCTCTACCGCCGTCACGATGAAGGGCGGCTGTGGACGTTCAGCGGTCGTCGGGAGGCGTTGCACTATGCCCGCGAGATGATTGAGCGCGCGCAGATCGAACTGTTGCTCGTGTTGACCGACGACGACGTTGCTGAACTGCGCGAGGCGCTGACCGCCGCCCACGCGCGTGGCGTTCGGCTCGGCGTCATTCTGACGGGCAACGCACCGTTCGATCTTGGTCAGGTGGTGCGCCATCCGCATCTGGAAACAACTCTGCATCAAATGGAGGAAACGCTGATGATCGTGGCGGACGACCGCGAGTGCCTGATCGCCAGCGGTCATGCCACAACGTCGGCAACCGTCACAACGAACCCGAACCTGGTTTCACTCGCTCATCAGTTCGTCTGGATGGAATTGTTCGCTCAACGTATTTTTGCGCGCCTGGGGGAAGACCTGCTGGCGCGCCTGGACCCGGACGATCGCCGTATTCTTCAACACGAGGAGAATGCGTAA